The nucleotide sequence CCGCTGACCCGAACGGTCAGGACCTTTTCTGCGGGGCGCGCCTCATCGCTCCCTTCCACCTCTGGGCGCGTGAGGGCACAGACCGCGTACAACACAGGCGCGGTGGTGCGCTCGGCCAAAGCGTACAGGGCACTGCTGGCACTCACGTCGGCTCGCCGGCTCAACTCCGCCAGGGCACGGCCCGTGGGGCCGAAGCGGGCCATCACCTCGTCGACCAGGGCTTCTGGCATCAGCAGGGCAGCGGCCCCCACATTACACAGCGTCTCGATCACCTGTTCCAAACGCTCACCCTCAAAGGCGTCGTGCAGGTCACTCAACAGGTCATCGTCACCCAGCAGCAGGGCGTGGCTGATCTCGTGCGCGAGGGTAAAGCGCTGCCGCTCCGGACGAACCTGGCTGTTGATCAGCACCACCCGGTGTTCAGGATCATAGGCGCCGTCACGGTCCCCCATGGGCATAAACTTAAGGGTCGCGTCCAGCCCACTCATCAGGCTATGGGTGTCCAGACCGGGCAGGCGGCGCGCATAGGCCGCTGCCAGCTCCCGCATGCGGGCCTTGGCAGGCGCCAAGACAGCGGCCTCCGGCGAGGTGTCCGGGGACGTGGGCTCCGGTGGCATATGGCCCTGCTTCACAGCTGCAGCTTACCGCGCTCGACCAGGGAAAGCCCCCAGCAAAAAGGCCGCCCCCTTCCAAGGACGACCCGAAGTTGATCCGCCCTCAGCCGCGGGTCTTGAGGGTTTCCACCAGATGGACGTACTCGCGCCGCGCTGCCTCGCGGCTCAGGCCACGCAAGCTTGCCCAGGCGTCATACTTGGCCCCGCCCACGAAATCAAAGCCGCCGGGGCGGTCACCGGTCACGTCTCCCACCGTACCCTGCTTGTACAGCGCGTACAGCCTGAGGAGAACCTCGTTCCCCGGCTTGCGGGAGAGCCCCTGAACGTCTTTCTGCGCCTGCTCGAACGCTTCCTGAAGAACCTGCATGGTGCAATTGTACGCGGTTCAAGAAGAGCGCAAGACAAAAGCGCACACCCCCGCGCGGGGCGGGGGTGTGAGGAAGGTCGGGAAGAGGCAAAGCGGAGCGCAGTAGAAAGGAGGTGATCCAACCGCACCTTCCGGTACAGTTACCTTGTTACGACTTCACCCCAGTCATAGACCACAGCCTAGACACCTGCCATCAAGCTCCCGGTGGTTTTAGCTGCCATCTACTCCCATGGTGTGACGGGCGGTGTGTACAAGGCCCGGGAACGTATTCACCGCGGTATGCTGACCCGCGATTACTAGCGATTCCAACTTCACGGAGTCGAGTTGCAGACTCCGATCTGAACTGGGACCAGTTTTCAGCGATTGGCTTGCTCTCGCGAGCTTGCAGCGCGTTGTTCTGGTCATTGTAGCACGTGTGTCGCCCAGGTCGTAAGGACCATGCTGACTAGACGTCATCCCCGCCTTCCTCCGGCTTTCACCGGCAGTCCCTCCAGAGTGCCCAGCCGAACTGCTGGCAACTAGAGGCAAGGGTTGCGCTCGTTGCGGGACTTAACCCAACATCTCACGACACGAGCTGACGACAGCCATGCAGCACCTGTCTCCAAGCTCCCCGAAGGGCACCCCCCGCTTTCACAGGGGTTCTTGGGATGTCAAGACCTGGTAAGGTTCTTCGCGTTGCTTCGAATTAAACCACATGCTCCACCGCTTGTGCGGGCCCCCGTCAATTCCTTTGAGTTTCAACCTTGCGGCCGTACTTCCCAGGCGGCACGTTTCTCGCGTTGGCTTCGCCGACCACAGCATCCTGCGATCAGCCAACGTGCATCGTTTAGGGTGTGGACTACCCGGGTATCTAATCCGGTTCGCTCCCCACACTTTCGCGCCTCAGCGTCACCTTCTGTCCAGGAACCTGCCTTCGCCATTGGTGTTCCTCCTGGTATCTACGCATTCCACCGCTACACCAGGAATTCCAGTTCCCTCTCCAGAGGTCTAGCATGCCAGTATCCAGTCCACATCCGGGGTTGAGCCCCGGGCTTTAAAACCAGACTTAACATCCCGCCTACACGCCCTTTACGCCCAGTGATTCCGGGTAACGCTTGCACCCTCCGTATTACCGCGGCTGCTGGCACGGAGTTAGCCGGTGCTGTTACTCAGGTACCGTCATCCCGCTTCTGCGTCTTTCGTCCCTGATTCAGAGGTTTACAATCCGAAGACCTTCATCCCTCACGCGGCGTCGCTCCCTCAGGCTTGCGCCCATTGGGGAAGATTCCTAACTGCTGCCTCCCGTAGGAGTGGGGCCCGTGTCTCAGTGCCCCTGTGGCCGGCCACCCTCTCAGGCCGGCTATCCGTCGTCGCCTTGGTAGGCCTTTACCCCACCAACCAGCTGATGGAACGCAACCCCATCCCCAAGCAGCTCTCGCCTTTGCAGTGCCGCCACAGCGGCACTGCGCATCCCACATTAGCGCCCCTTTCGGGGCGTTATTCAGGACTTGGGGGCAGGTCAGTTACGCGTTACTCACCCGTGCGCCACTGCCCTCCGAAGAGGGCCGTTCGACTTGCATGTCTTAAGCACGCCGCCAGCGTTCACCCTGAGCCAGGATCAAACTCTCCATCGAATGGTTACCAAGGGCCTGAGCCCATCAGTACGTCTTGATGCCTCGCTTGCGCTTGGCTGCTGCGAGTGTCTGGAGTTCCTCAGAAGAGAAACCGCACTCACCACCCTGTCAGGTGGCCCTGCTCTCGCACCTCTTCCCTTGTCATGCTTCCCGCCTCGCTTGAGGCTCAGTAAAGGTACTCTTCTCCCTCCTTTCTGTCAAGCCCCCCACGCCCTGCGGCATAGCCCTTCCTCTCCCCGACATACTGAGGCATGTTCAGAATCGAGGCTGCCGAAATTCTGCTTGTCCGCCTGCCCCTGAAGTTCCGCTTCGAGACGAGTTTCGGCGTGCAGACCGAGAAGCTGGTGCCGCTGCTCATCCTGCGTGGAGACGGCGTCCAGGGTCTTTCGGAGGGGACGATGGAGGCTGCGCCGATGTACCGTGAAGAAACGATCGTGGGCGCGCTCAACCTGCTGCGCGAGGTGTTCTTGCCGCGTGTTCTGGGACGTACCTTTGCCAACCCGGAGGCGCTGGAGGCCGCGCTCGGGGGATTTCGGGGAAACCGGATGGCGCGGGCCATGGTGGAAATGGCTGCCTGGGACCTGTGGGCACGAACGCTGGGTGTGCCGCTGGGAACGCTGCTGGGCGGGTACAAGCGGGAAGTCGAAGTCGGCGTGAGCCTGGGCATTCAGGCGGACGAGACCGCCACAGTGGACGTCGTACGGCGGCATGTCGAGCAGGGCTACTGCCGCATCAAGCTAAAGATCAAGCCCGGCTGGGATGTGCAGCCGGTTCGGGCGGTCCGAGAGGCTTTTCCTGGCATCCGTCTAACCGTGGACGCCAACAGCGCCTACACCCTGGCGGACTCTGGGCGCCTCGCCGCGCTCGACGCCTATAGCCTGACGTATATCGAGCAGCCGCTGGCCTGGGATGACCTCGTGGACCATGCGGAACTGCAGCGCCGCCTGACAACGCCGCTTTGCCTGGATGAGAGCGTGGCCAGCGCAGGAGACGCCCGCAAGGGCCTCGCGCTGGGGGCAGGCCGCGTGATCAACATCAAGGTGGCGCGGGTGGGCGGACACGCGGAGGCGCGGCGGGTCCACGACGTTGCTCAGGCCTTTGGCGCCCCGGTGTGGTGCGGCGGCATGCTGGAAAGCGGCGTGGGCCGCGCCCACAACATCCATCTCTCGACACTGCCGGGGTTTACCCTACCCGGCGATACCAGCAGTGCCAGCCGCTACTGGGAGACGGACGTGGTCAACGAGCCGCTGGAGGCGACGGACGGCGTCATGCCGGTGCCCCCAGGGCCGGGCATTGGGGTCACGCTCAACCGGGACTTTGTGGGGCGGAGAGCAGAGTTGCAAGAGGAGTACCGGGCTTGAACGAGCAAGACCGCCGGTCCTTTGTGATCCGGGACGTCACGGACCCCTGGGCGATGCGCGCGCTGGAGGACGTACAGGTGCAGGCCTGGGGCTACAGTGACCGGGAAGTCCTGCCGGCCACCATGTTCCGCATCGGGGCCCATACCGGCGCGGTGGTGTTGGCGGCCTATCCCCTGGACGACCCGCAACGTCCCTTTGGTCTGGCCTACGGCTTCCCGGCCCTGCGGGGAGGACAGCTCTGGCATCACTCGCACCTGCTGGCGGTGCATCCCGACTGGCGCGGGTGTGGAGCGGCGGTGGCGCTCAAGCTCGCGCAGCGGGCGCGGGCCCTCGCGCAGGGCCTGACGCGCATGACCTGGACCTTTGACCCCCTCGTCGCGCGCAATGCCCGACTCAACCTGGGCAAGCTGGGAGCGCGGGCGGTGAGTTACCACCCCGAGTGGTATGCCCTGGGCCCGTCGCGCGAGAGGGCCTTTCCTGCTGACCGCCTGATGATCGAGTGGGACTTGACGCGGCCCCACGCCGAGCGCCCCGCCCCGCCGCCACAGGGGGAGCGGGTGCTGGAAGCGGCGGGCACCGCGCCCGGCCCGGTCACCCTCGCCCAGGAAGCCCCCAAGCTGCTGGCGGAGGTACCCACCCAGGCCGAGCAGCTCTCAGAGGAGGACCGGCTGAAGTGGCGCTATGCCCTGCGAGAGGCGCTGGGCACGTACCTGGGCCGCGGCTACGCCGTCACCGACTTCGCACGGGAGGGCGACCGGGCCTTTTACGTGCTGACCCGGTCCCCATGAGGGGGTCTTGCATCCTCGCTGGACGGCACCTGCCCAAAACGAGCATCCCAGTGGGGATGCCCGCTTGGTAGACCACGAAGGCTCAGTAGGTGGCGTTGAAGAACGCGGTGTCACTCACCCAGTCCTGCTGAGGAATGGGTTGATCAACCGGGTTCACGACGATGCTAAGCGCCTGGGCGAGCTGCTGACTGCCCTTGACGTTCACCTGCGCGAAGGGCTCACCCGCCTTGAAGGAGCTGAGCTCGGAAAGGTCAAGCGGGCGGCGGCTGGCAACGACAAGCACCTTGTTCAGCCCGGCGGGACCGCCCACATGAAAGACGAAGTTGTCACGGGCAGAGGGGAAGATCCGCACCTCACCCTTACGCAGGAAATTGCCGCCGCTGCTGAGGGAGTTGGGAAGAATCTGATCCACCGTACCGTCCGGGCTCACGCTGAAGAGGTACACGTAGGCATCCTCGTTGACAGAGACCGACACGCGAATGCGGTCGCCGATGCGGTAGTTCGGCGTGCGCGTGCCGCTGGGGTCGCGGTCGACCCACA is from Deinococcus sp. YIM 77859 and encodes:
- a CDS encoding ImmA/IrrE family metallo-endopeptidase, which encodes MRELAAAYARRLPGLDTHSLMSGLDATLKFMPMGDRDGAYDPEHRVVLINSQVRPERQRFTLAHEISHALLLGDDDLLSDLHDAFEGERLEQVIETLCNVGAAALLMPEALVDEVMARFGPTGRALAELSRRADVSASSALYALAERTTAPVLYAVCALTRPEVEGSDEARPAEKVLTVRVSGGAPGVKYSLRPGTVIPDDHPVAAALETHLPIGQESYVPFRSGRRMPAYVDAFPERQRVLVSFALRPRPAKGGEDHDPEA
- a CDS encoding acyl-CoA acyltransferase — encoded protein: MRALEDVQVQAWGYSDREVLPATMFRIGAHTGAVVLAAYPLDDPQRPFGLAYGFPALRGGQLWHHSHLLAVHPDWRGCGAAVALKLAQRARALAQGLTRMTWTFDPLVARNARLNLGKLGARAVSYHPEWYALGPSRERAFPADRLMIEWDLTRPHAERPAPPPQGERVLEAAGTAPGPVTLAQEAPKLLAEVPTQAEQLSEEDRLKWRYALREALGTYLGRGYAVTDFAREGDRAFYVLTRSP
- the menC gene encoding o-succinylbenzoate synthase: MFRIEAAEILLVRLPLKFRFETSFGVQTEKLVPLLILRGDGVQGLSEGTMEAAPMYREETIVGALNLLREVFLPRVLGRTFANPEALEAALGGFRGNRMARAMVEMAAWDLWARTLGVPLGTLLGGYKREVEVGVSLGIQADETATVDVVRRHVEQGYCRIKLKIKPGWDVQPVRAVREAFPGIRLTVDANSAYTLADSGRLAALDAYSLTYIEQPLAWDDLVDHAELQRRLTTPLCLDESVASAGDARKGLALGAGRVINIKVARVGGHAEARRVHDVAQAFGAPVWCGGMLESGVGRAHNIHLSTLPGFTLPGDTSSASRYWETDVVNEPLEATDGVMPVPPGPGIGVTLNRDFVGRRAELQEEYRA
- a CDS encoding acyl-CoA-binding protein is translated as MQVLQEAFEQAQKDVQGLSRKPGNEVLLRLYALYKQGTVGDVTGDRPGGFDFVGGAKYDAWASLRGLSREAARREYVHLVETLKTRG
- a CDS encoding DUF4384 domain-containing protein, with amino-acid sequence MKKPAILLALTASLIAPLATPALAAPKLSAQSIIVNPVPTALSARVWVDRDPSGTRTPNYRIGDRIRVSVSVNEDAYVYLFSVSPDGTVDQILPNSLSSGGNFLRKGEVRIFPSARDNFVFHVGGPAGLNKVLVVASRRPLDLSELSSFKAGEPFAQVNVKGSQQLAQALSIVVNPVDQPIPQQDWVSDTAFFNATY